The following proteins are co-located in the Meriones unguiculatus strain TT.TT164.6M chromosome 4, Bangor_MerUng_6.1, whole genome shotgun sequence genome:
- the LOC110550079 gene encoding BPI fold-containing family A member 2 — translation MFQLGSLVVLCGLIFGTTESLLGNLGSAVNNLNILGSAPETILNSASGAVPENLNLDVESLQKTTSWPSAKDNILGALNGLDFSKLNLISSRNNLWLRIDELKILDLQASPSPDGQGINLKLPVSLKAAVHLPLIGPVVDIAASLDLISSLTVQINPQTGLPMVTTGKCSRGTDKISISLLGRRIPFINTILDGATNLLTDMMSSLLQNQICPLLQHILSHLNANILQGLISNLTGQLPVAI, via the exons ATGTTCCAACTTGGGAGCCTTGTTGTCTTGTGTGGCCTGATCTTTGGCACCACAGAATCACTTTTGGGCAATCTTGGCAGTGCTGTGAATAATTTGAACATTCTGGGTTCTGCGCCAGAGACGATTCTGAATTCTGCCTCTGGAG CTGTCCCTGAGAACCTGAACCTGGATGTGGAGTCACTTCAGAAAACCACCAGCTGGCCATCTGCCAAGGACAACATTCTGGGAGCTTTGAATGGGCTGGACTTTAGCAAATTAAATCTCATTTCATCTCGGAATAACTTATG GTTGCGAATCGATGAACTCAAAATCCTGGACTTGCAAGCTAGCCCATCTCCTGATGGCCAAGGCATCAACCTGAAGCTGCCTGTGTCCTTGAAAGCTGCCGTTCATCT gCCTTTAATTGGCCCCGTGGTTGATATTGCTGCTTCCTTGGACCTCATTTCTTCACTCACTGTTCAAATCAATCCTCAGACCGGCCTTCCCATGGTGACCACAGGGAAATGCTCTAGGGGTACAGACAAAATCTCCATTTCCTTGTTGGGCAG acGAATTCCCTTTATCAACACCATTCTGGATGGTGCAACTAACCTCCTTACAGACATGATGTCATCCCTGCTTCAGAATCAA ATATGTCCACTGCTCCAGCACATCCTCAGCCACCTGAATGCAAATATTCTTCAGGGCCTCATCT CTAATCTGACAGGACAGTTACCAGTAGCCATCTGA